The following is a genomic window from Methanocella sp..
GGCCGGTCACCATAAACGATATCGATGCCGAAGAGACCCTGGCAACCGAGCATATGCCCGGCTTTTGTGGCGACGCCGAAGATCTCCCGCTTCGCCGGATGCTCGTATGGCACCTCGTTGCCGTCGTAATGGATGAGCTCGAAACCGTCCGACTCGATGGTCTTTATGTACTGCTTATTCAGAGTCAAAGGGAGCATGGTCTTTCCCCCGATGAGCGAGACGCTTAGGTGCTCGCCCTCGATATATTCCGTCGATATAAAGCCTTCGCGTTCGACGGGGCCCTGCGACATGAAAATTCCTTCGGCACCGCATCCGTAGCGGGGCTTGACGACACATCTGACGCCTTTCTCGTGGACCAGCCGGGGCGCGGGAATGCCGTTATATAATAATGTCTCGGTCGTCTCCCGCTTATCGGCGCAGAGGCGGATGACCCTGGAAGAACAGCCCAGGTTGATGCATTTCTTCTCGAGCCCGGCCGTGTATTTTTCCAGCGACGCGTCCGGGGCTATCAAAAGGAAGCAGTCGCATTCTCGGGATAATTCTGCGAGACCCGCCTCGAAGTCCCGGGGCACGCGCACCGTGCAGCCGGCCGCCTCGAACGAGCGCCGGAGCGTGTCCAGCATGGCCCGGCCCTCATTCGCCAGGCCCTCAAGGCCTGCGCAAACCGAATACTCGGCCAGCAGTATCTTCATGACGCTCTTGAATAAGTGGCCGTTGATATAATACTGTTTCGGTTTTTTCGTTGAGATAGAAGGGTTTATTTTGCTGGAGCGTTATTATAATTCGGAACACCAATTGGGGATGCACCATGTCTTCCATCGGATCAAGATCACTGGCTTTCACGCTGGCCTGCGCCGTGCTGTTCACGGTGGCGGCCCCGCTGGCTTTCGCAGAGGAAAAGACCATTGCCCCGACAGGGTCTGACATATCGGTCATTATGGGGGCGACCGGCAGCGGTGTCGCCCGGGCAAGCGTCTATCTGGACGGCACGCTGGCGGGCACGACGGACTCGAAGGGCAACTTTACCTTCACGACAGCCCCGGCAGCGGGCACGCATACGGTGACGGTCTCGGCAAAAGGCATTAAGAACGCGACCGCCAGCACCGACTTCGCCACGAAGCCCGTCGTCATCAAGGCCGAGGCCGGGAAAGGTAAGAGCCTGAGTATCCACGTCACGGACGCGAAAAGCAAGATGGGCCTGGCGGACGCGAAGATCGTCAACGGCAAATACGTCGTCGGCAGTACCGATGCGAGCGGTGACCTGAAGATGGCCGACTTCCCGATGGGCATTTACCTGGTCAAGATACAGAAGGACGGCTACAGGACTACCACGACGCTGTTAATCGTCTTATCGAACCGTACGAGCAGCTACGCGTTGAGCCCGACGGCTTAAGCGTAGCCTGCTTTTGCAGGCTATTCGCTTTTATAACACGATTACGCTTAAATAAAAAGGCGCCATTTAATTGTTATTTTCAATTGATGGTGAAGGGCGAATGCCGGAAAAACAGATGGCCATAGCAGTCCAGGAACAGGCCCAGTACAAGAACAAGTATATCATACTCGGGATAGTCCTGACCGCCGTCTTCATGGGCGTCCTGGATACGAACGTCGTGAATGTCGCCCTGCCGACGATCACGACCGCCTTCGGCGTAGAGCTGTCGCAGTCCCAGTGGGTCGTCACTGTATATCTTATCGTTAATACATCGTTGTTGCTCATTTTCGGAAGATTATCCGAATACACGGGCAAGGTGCGCCTGTTCTTCGCGGGCATCGCCATATTCACCATAGGCTCGCTGGCCTGCGGGCTTTCCGGGAGTTTGAACGAGCTCATCTTCTTCAGGATCATACAGGGCATGGGCGCTTCTATCGTATATTCCATCAACACGGCCATCCTGGTGCAGGCTTTCCCGAGGAATGAGCGGGGGAGGACATTAGGGCTGATAGGCACCATCGTGGCCATCGGCAGCATCGCCGGCCCCATCCTCGGTGGGCTCATAACGGGCACCATCGGCTGGCAGTATATTTTCTTCATCAACGTGCCGGTCGGCATTATCCTCCTCTTGGTCGCAGCCAAATACCTCAAGCTTAAGGAAGTAAGCTGCAAGGTGAAGGGCATGGACTGGGTGGGCGCTGCGGCACTCATTCTGACCATGGTCTCGCTGATGATGCTACTTGGCGACCTGGCCGGCAGCCTGACGGTCGACACGGAAATGCTGATCTACGCCTGCGTCTTCTTCGTGTCCCTGGCCGGCTTCGTCTTTACGGAACTGAATCACGAGAACCCGATCATCGACCTGCGCCTCTTCAAGGTGAGAAAGTTCACCTTCGCGAGCCTGAGCACGATGATCAACTTTACGGCTTTCTCGATGTTTATTTTGAGCATACCGTTCCTGCTGCAGTACGTGTGGGACTATACGCCCGAGCAGATAG
Proteins encoded in this region:
- a CDS encoding MFS transporter, which gives rise to MPEKQMAIAVQEQAQYKNKYIILGIVLTAVFMGVLDTNVVNVALPTITTAFGVELSQSQWVVTVYLIVNTSLLLIFGRLSEYTGKVRLFFAGIAIFTIGSLACGLSGSLNELIFFRIIQGMGASIVYSINTAILVQAFPRNERGRTLGLIGTIVAIGSIAGPILGGLITGTIGWQYIFFINVPVGIILLLVAAKYLKLKEVSCKVKGMDWVGAAALILTMVSLMMLLGDLAGSLTVDTEMLIYACVFFVSLAGFVFTELNHENPIIDLRLFKVRKFTFASLSTMINFTAFSMFILSIPFLLQYVWDYTPEQIGMMLLAVPLVTAVVAPLSGYMYDKLQSTYHSSFGMLVTAIALFVLSFVVKLHNPLLLVVSFGFFGLGTGMFTSPNNTEIMSSLPMNKSSTASSMLATVRNFGNAIGVSLASIILYLMLSNAGFASIIEASVSGKDALANSISVVLFVGGALCVIGVITSLIVGWSKNQEINVPAACDVAAKQ
- a CDS encoding ATP-grasp domain-containing protein, with protein sequence MKILLAEYSVCAGLEGLANEGRAMLDTLRRSFEAAGCTVRVPRDFEAGLAELSRECDCFLLIAPDASLEKYTAGLEKKCINLGCSSRVIRLCADKRETTETLLYNGIPAPRLVHEKGVRCVVKPRYGCGAEGIFMSQGPVEREGFISTEYIEGEHLSVSLIGGKTMLPLTLNKQYIKTIESDGFELIHYDGNEVPYEHPAKREIFGVATKAGHMLGCQGLFGIDIVYGDRPYVVDVNPRPTTAVLALDKVLDANIADLILRARFGTLPESVGIKGHYSFTKADLEKRS
- a CDS encoding carboxypeptidase regulatory-like domain-containing protein — its product is MSSIGSRSLAFTLACAVLFTVAAPLAFAEEKTIAPTGSDISVIMGATGSGVARASVYLDGTLAGTTDSKGNFTFTTAPAAGTHTVTVSAKGIKNATASTDFATKPVVIKAEAGKGKSLSIHVTDAKSKMGLADAKIVNGKYVVGSTDASGDLKMADFPMGIYLVKIQKDGYRTTTTLLIVLSNRTSSYALSPTA